A genomic region of Nakaseomyces glabratus chromosome C, complete sequence contains the following coding sequences:
- the BRE4 gene encoding Bre4p (CAGL0C05445g~Ortholog(s) have role in endocytosis and cell periphery localization), with translation MSGFQRQKEKSSFLHLNDLSQASPFYQSSTVNLKEQANKYTSPLGPRSLASSPQRSLSSFSQVRLDNLVKEKQWDEIEDFLLEELRDGYFDAMFAKPEPDFRSDPTNEDNRITENNTNVPKRLTSQIHTTVKNDIHVLSTRFLEDASHNVISILKFSITFFVAFIICAIHPSGSWLGHRYRYFLPIAAVIHHPVRNVGIQLEISILSISGAAFGLGWASLAWYVSTATHPVASHQGAILFQSLFMALLFSTFVRELYRRLNYFFNSFSVAIIFTHTVQLVNNKHDLHWKLYWDFGLSYLFGILLSCFICAVVFPQTGNSSLVREYRKSLFACRDFLVSLIDKENVANVDRKDKHQKNMIQQLNVGLAQEYREISAQISFSKYDRIKLKTLRNSLTALVSPLRVIPVNSELLDEAYLTKLYDALEKSALSKGQSLANSQANTGASTPLGKHFASGSMTKLSNRILKGDFSQKDIYLSILRSSFSKDIFSLLIEMITVLESLANILDMVNRNKNENIEKTLTELNARLKHRIYKLDMCYRNFTSSSYFGPDILKDTACVDCFLFLRYIRNSAKGLVTVIDDCEKLLEDVHWRLLLPNYPLDRALTRLSKQCELDEGAGNVLHYFETKKDVDEIFERLYNAYTSRHKYNKDEKNEKLGATIRAMDHTDFNFHSTKNKWRYNLWRFTTILSGTEMKWSIKVVFIMVFLCIPAWLPESYHWYQEFQCWWCPMIFYLLVHRRYSGSWSSPVRRVGYALLGIFWGWAANQARHFSSPYVICTFAAILVVPISLNFLVYKNTKSSMTSLLCFAVICLEPYSKGDDNHNTSKIWKNTWITGLALLIGISLSIPINWVVWSFKARVELRISMSSLLAHLSQSYQTVSDRYLYRDANDEPTDLALALAHIREVRLTQSITAIRELLDKASVEPKFISNFSTVKYNSLINSCSFLLEKIIEARISGTYFEIWEQDNDKEVSRALMSLRRDSVASVVFVFYILSNCFRSKNKIPRYLPNPILSRKKLYDMIAKFEAIGKMKATGENKFNQAKGINYNDDTLEKMMFKKHLQVDSSANSSNQYIDYEQYHWTEVHGIAFARAYTDVAEAVHDVVKRCKDILGEEFY, from the coding sequence ATGTCTGGATTTCAAAGACAGAAGGAGAAATCCAGTTTCCTACACCTAAATGACTTGTCTCAAGCGAGTCCTTTTTACCAGAGCTCTACGGTCAATTTGAAGGAGCAAGCCAACAAGTACACATCACCTCTCGGTCCGAGATCACTGGCTTCTTCACCACAAAGGTCACTGAGCTCTTTCTCTCAAGTGCGACTCGATAACTTGGTCAAGGAGAAACAATGGGACGAGATCGAAGATTTCTTGCTTGAAGAGCTGCGAGATGGCTACTTTGATGCAATGTTTGCAAAACCGGAACCCGATTTTAGAAGTGACCCAACAAATGAAGATAATCGTATTACAGAAAATAACACAAATGTACCGAAACGGTTGACATCGCAAATTCACACCACTGTCAAGAACGATATACATGTATTGTCCACTAGATTTCTAGAAGATGCAAGCCATAATGTGATATCAATACTAAAATTCAGCATCACATTCTTTGTTGCCTTCATAATTTGCGCTATACATCCTTCTGGGAGTTGGTTAGGTCATAGGTATAGGTATTTCTTACCCATTGCTGCTGTGATACACCATCCAGTGAGAAATGTAGGAATACAGTTAGAAATCTCAATATTATCCATCAGTGGTGCTGCATTTGGACTTGGTTGGGCCTCACTAGCCTGGTATGTATCCACTGCTACACATCCAGTAGCTTCACATCAGGGTGCTATTTTATTCCAAAGTTTATTTATGGCATTGCTCTTTTCAACGTTTGTGCGTGAGCTGTACAGAAGATTAAACTACTTCTTTAACTCCTTCTCAGTCGCAATTATTTTCACGCATACTGTACAATTGGTTAACAATAAACATGACTTACACTGGAAACTTTATTGGGATTTTGGTCtttcttatctttttggcatattattatcatgCTTTATTTGCGCTGTCGTCTTCCCACAAACGGGAAACAGCAGCTTAGTGAGAGAATATAGAAAGTCATTATTCGCATGTAGAGATTTCTTAGTTTCTTTGATcgataaagaaaatgtgGCTAATGTTGATAGGAAGGATAAACACCAAAAGAACATGATTCAACAATTGAATGTCGGTCTAGCCCAAGAATATAGAGAGATATCAGCACAGATATCATTTTCCAAGTATGATAGAATCAAACTGAAAACTTTGAGAAACTCTTTAACTGCTTTAGTAAGTCCCCTCAGAGTGATTCCGGTAAATAGTGAATTATTGGATGAAGCCtatttgacaaaattgtATGACGCCTTAGAAAAATCAGCTCTTTCTAAAGGTCAATCCTTGGCCAACTCGCAAGCCAACACAGGCGCATCTACTCCCTTAGGAAAACATTTTGCATCTGGGTCTATGACTAAATTGAGTAACCGGATCCTGAAGGGAGATTTCAGCCAGAAGGATATTTATCTATCAATTTTGAGGTCATCTTTCTCCAAAGACATATTCTCATTACTTATTGAAATGATAACAGTGTTAGAGAGTTTAGCTAATATTTTAGATATGGTTAACcgaaacaaaaatgaaaacataGAGAAGACGTTGACCGAACTGAACGCCAGGTTAAAACACAGAATATACAAACTCGATATGTGTTATCGTAATTTTACGTCATCAAGTTATTTTGGGCCAGATATTTTGAAGGATACGGCATGTGTGGATTGCTTCTTATTTTTGAGATATATCAGAAATTCCGCAAAAGGTCTAGTAACAGTCATTGATGATTGCGAAAAACTCCTTGAAGACGTTCATTGGAGATTGCTATTACCTAATTATCCTTTAGACAGAGCTCTCACGAGACTTTCCAAACAGTGTGAACTAGATGAAGGTGCTGGAAATGTTTTACATTATTTTGAAACTAAAAAGGATGTTGATGAGATATTCGAACGACTGTACAATGCATACACATCGCGCCATAAGTATAACAAAGACGAGaagaatgaaaaattaGGCGCAACTATTCGAGCAATGGACCATACTGACTTTAACTTTCATTCAACTAAGAATAAATGGCGTTATAATTTATGGAGATTTACAACTATTTTATCTGGCACTGAAATGAAGTGGTCTATTAAAGTCGTCTTCATTAtggtttttctttgcattCCCGCGTGGCTTCCCGAATCTTATCATTGGTATCAAGAGTTTCAATGCTGGTGGTGTCCGATGATATTTTATCTGCTGGTACACAGAAGATATTCTGGCTCGTGGAGCTCTCCAGTGAGAAGAGTAGGATATGCCCTTCTGGGTATATTTTGGGGATGGGCAGCAAACCAAGCCAGGCACTTTAGTAGTCCGTATGTTATTTGTACTTTTGCGGCAATACTAGTTGTACCAATTTCTTTGAACTTTTTGGTTTACAAAAATACTAAATCAAGTATGACTTCTTTACTTTGCTTTGCAGTAATATGCCTAGAACCCTACAGTAAAGGTGATGACAATCACAATACCTCGAAGATCTGGAAGAATACTTGGATTACTGGCTTAGCATTGCTAATCGGTATCTCTTTGTCGATTCCTATTAACTGGGTGGTCTGGTCATTCAAAGCTAGGGTCGAACTAAGAATTTCAATGTCTTCACTCTTAGCCCATTTAAGCCAATCGTATCAGACAGTTTCTGATAGATATTTATACAGAGATGCAAATGATGAACCTACTGATTTGGCTTTGGCGTTAGCACATATAAGAGAAGTCAGATTGACTCAAAGTATAACCGCAATCAGAGAATTATTGGACAAAGCTTCGGTGGAACCAAAGTTTATCTCCAACTTTTCTACAGTGAAATATAATTCTCTAATTAATTCTTGttcatttcttttggaGAAAATCATTGAGGCAAGAATATCGGGTACATACTTTGAAATTTGGGAACAAGATAATGATAAGGAAGTCAGCAGAGCACTTATGTCTTTAAGAAGGGATAGTGTTGCTTCTGTAGTTTTTGTCTTTTACATCCTTTCTAACTGTTTCAGATCAAAGAACAAAATCCCACGTTATTTACCAAATCCAATACTATCTAGGAAGAAACTATATGACATGATTGCTAAATTTGAAGCAATCGGCAAAATGAAGGCCACAGGAGAAAACAAATTTAACCAAGCTAAGGGTATCAATTATAATGACGACACGTTGGAGAAAATGATGTTCAAAAAACATCTTCAGGTAGATAGTTCTGCAAACTCTTCAAACCAATACATTGATTATGAACAATATCATTGGACTGAAGTGCATGGAATAGCTTTTGCTAGAGCATACACTGATGTCGCTGAAGCCGTACATGACGTAGTCAAGCGTTGTAAAGACATTTTGGGCGaagaattttattaa
- the OST4 gene encoding olichyl-diphosphooligosaccharide--protein glycotransferase OST4 (CAGL0C05461g~Ortholog(s) have dolichyl-diphosphooligosaccharide-protein glycotransferase activity, protein binding, bridging activity, role in protein N-linked glycosylation and mitochondrion, oligosaccharyltransferase complex localization), protein MINEGQLQTLVIGFGLAMVVLVVVYHAVASTMAVKRD, encoded by the coding sequence ATGATTAACGAAGGTCAATTGCAAACTTTGGTTATAGGTTTTGGTCTAGCGATGGTAGTTCTGGTCGTTGTTTACCACGCAGTTGCATCAACTATGGCTGTAAAAAGAGACTAA
- the MFG1 gene encoding Mfg1p (CAGL0C05467g~Ortholog(s) have role in biofilm formation, filamentous growth, pathogenesis and cytoplasm, nucleus localization) gives MCICSCDSSNPSFLRTDTQTYRYTQRDTFHPCMYNQSAKETSQDQHNNSDETYTDSFSDTEHKNKSFHLFDRYVSNMAALKLYRITDMFNETAGQMDHPQHWFHFSSITFIPNAKIKYSKVGGPDDGSVYFEPSLLPMIGKTLATNNVIRIQITVKNIESRLLRDFYVYTEMIVSIESTYSDSSSITVIANMRLFMNKYFKIEWADIKPQAFIPNVGWQAIEEVLYKNPSMINTFRSLSRDDNSNANFNSIGANMMNDYSSQNNAEKFEAITKFRSNFEVFRNVSIYGTHDDIIRVMQIGNVVSAMKNIQEYQRLHNIVSPIEAFMKTAKEFKERQKEEDKCTFKEMSGLKTPDRKRARNTNEDHDTIYVDSSTPSPESAPQTSSEYCKQEPGTKRRKTK, from the exons ATGTGTATTTGCAGTTGTGATTCTTCTAACCCCTCCTTCTTAAGGACAGACACACAGACATACAGATATACACAGAGAGACACATTTCATCCATGT ATGTATAATCAAAGCGCAAAGGAAACTAGCCAAGACCAACATAacaacagtgatgaaacATATACTGATAGTTTCTCTGATACCGAgcataaaaataaaagctttcatttatttgataGATATGTATCAAATATGGCAGCGCTAAAGCTCTACAGAATAACAGACATGTTCAATGAGACCGCTGGACAAATGGATCATCCACAACATTGGTTTCATTTTTCATCGATCACATTTATACCCAATGCTAAGATTAAATACTCTAAAGTTGGTGGACCAGATGATGGAAGTGTTTATTTTGAGCCATCGTTATTGCCTATGATAGGAAAGACGTTGGCTACTAATAACGTTATTAGAATTCAAATTACGGTAAAGAATATAGAAAGTAGACTTTTACGAGACTTTTACGTTTACACAGAAATGATTGTATCAATCGAAAGTACATATTCTGATTCCAGTAGCATTACAGTAATTGCTAACATGAGATTATTCATGAACAAATACTTCAAGATTGAATGGGCTGATATAAAACCGCAAGCATTTATTCCCAACGTTGGTTGGCAAGCTATAGAGGAGGTTCTTTATAAGAATCCTAGTATGATAAATACTTTTAGATCATTGAGTAGAGATGATAATAGTAATGCAAACTTTAACAGCATTGGTGCCAATATGATGAATGATTATAGTAGCCAAAATAACGCGGAAAAGTTTGAGGCAATCACAAAGTTTAGATCAAACTTCGAGGTATTCCGAAATGTTTCCATATATGGTACACATGATGACATTATTAGAGTGATGCAAATAGGTAATGTAGTCTCTGCAATGAAGAATATTCAAGAATATCAGAGGCTCCATAATATTGTAAGCCCAATTGAAGCTTTTATGAAAACAGCAAAAGAGTTTAAGGAACGTCAGAAAGAAGAGGACAAGTGTACCTTCAAAGAGATGAGTGGATTAAAAACGCCAGATAGAAAAAGAGCCAGGAATACTAATGAAGATCATGACACGATATATGTCGATAGTTCTACTCCAAGCCCTGAGTCAGCTCCACAAACTTCTAGTGAATACTGTAAACAAGAACCTGGAaccaaaagaagaaaaacaaaataa
- the GYP7 gene encoding GTPase-activating protein GYP7 (CAGL0C05489g~Ortholog(s) have GTPase activator activity, role in regulation of vacuole fusion, non-autophagic, vesicle-mediated transport and cytosol, nucleus localization) has product MSIELLFCKSQVYIHPTKNLQDNVSGYLLITHQSNSETITSSTISWIPENSLNEEDINFLNNAETRNINEKILRLPVSSRKLNTLLGSGSFLSSNWQFTIPVLSLYSVQFKLPNTWWYGSCILYSKSPRETESIPVLYFHDDLCPSTISKQKELNRSFDPFNNSNEMYWGGQDFKDALGSIVELKRVESEPTFWLVNATLEDLRNFSSANLKSSEEKPSSSKDDGVTKLKEDAWQKWESTKWSLMSQFADITAKTGSFVGSLIKKHPVVQLVERNKNNYYVQKMLKNPKVVEIQDDFDSAKIYLAKWALSVKEEAERYQEGSYDNPYRRILVSEFGLTGNEDVSFTEEELNRAMERNHPMTKQKWNSLFDSEGRLTVTVNEVKDYIFHGGLADDATRKEVWPFLLGVYPWDSSEDERKQLRKALHDEYMELKQKWVDREVNLDNDEEEYWKDQLFRIEKDVKRNDRNIDIYKYNTSDNLPFPEDTAPTTDDDDSIKNPNLKKLADILTTYNIFNPNLGYVQGMTDLLSPLYYIIRDEETTFWCFTNFMERMERNFLRDQSGIRDQMLALTDLCQLMLPRLSAHLQKCDSSDLFFCFRMLLVWFKREFNYDDIFNIWEVFFTDFYSSQYQLFFMLAILQKNSSPIVNNLQTFDQVIKYFNDLNSKMNWRDLMVRSELLFIQFHKTADLLARRQEQLIPENSGHDTSDIEGGTEPKTQSYISEHLQTLLSKEVIIQKENTRTKDSIK; this is encoded by the coding sequence ATGTCTATTGAGCTACTATTTTGCAAGTCTCAAGTGTATATTCATCCGACAAAGAATTTGCAAGACAATGTCTCCGGTTATCTTTTAATTACCCATCAGAGTAATAGCGAAACTATAACAAGTTCAACGATCTCTTGGATACCAGAGAACAGCCTTAATGAGGAAGACATAAATTTCCTAAACAACGCCGAAACGAGAAATATCAATGAGAAAATATTACGATTACCAGTTAGCAGCAGAAAACTAAACACACTTCTGGGAAGCGGGTCTTTCCTGAGTTCAAATTGGCAATTTACTATACCTGTATTATCTTTATACTCAGTTCAATTCAAATTACCAAACACATGGTGGTACGGGTCGTGTATATTGTACTCAAAATCACCAAGAGAGACTGAATCCATCCCAGTCTTGTACTTCCATGATGATCTATGCCCATCTACCATCTCGAAGCAAAAAGAACTCAACAGGTCATTTGACCCATTCAACAACTCTAATGAAATGTACTGGGGTGGACAAGACTTTAAGGATGCATTAGGCTCAATAGTCGAGTTGAAGAGGGTGGAATCCGAACCAACATTTTGGCTAGTTAATGCTACTCTGGAAGATTTGAGAAACTTTTCGTCTGCGAATTTGAAATCCAGTGAAGAGAAGCCTTCAAGTTCGAAAGATGATGGTGTTACTAAATTGAAGGAAGATGCTTGGCAGAAATGGGAGTCCACTAAATGGTCGCTCATGTCGCAGTTTGCTGACATCACTGCTAAGACAGGCTCATTTGTAGGGAGTCTCATAAAAAAGCATCCAGTAGTTCAATTGGTAGAACggaataaaaataattattacGTACAGAAAATGTTGAAGAACCCCAAAGTAGTTGAGATTCAAGATGATTTTGACTCTGCTAAGATTTATTTAGCTAAATGGGCATTAAGTGTTAAGGAAGAAGCTGAGAGATACCAAGAAGGATCGTATGACAATCCCTACAGGAGAATATTGGTAAGCGAGTTTGGACTGACCGGAAATGAAGATGTTTCGTTCACTGAGGAAGAACTGAACAGGGCAATGGAAAGAAATCACCCAATGACAAAGCAGAAATGGAATTCCTTATTCGATAGTGAGGGACGACTTACCGTTACAGTTAACGAGGTAAAGGATTATATCTTCCACGGTGGTTTGGCTGACGACGCTACTAGAAAAGAAGTCTGGCCATTTTTATTGGGTGTTTACCCATGGGATTCTTCAGAGGATGAAAGGAAACAACTGAGAAAAGCTCTTCATGATGAATATATGGagttgaaacaaaaatggGTTGACCGAGAAGTAAATCTGGATaatgatgaggaagaaTACTGGAAGGATCAATTATTCAGGATAGAAAAAGATGTCAAGAGGAATGACCGGAATATCgatatttataaatacaaTACTTCAGACAACTTACCATTCCCTGAAGATACTGCGCCAACCACCGACGATGATGATAGTATAAAAAATCCTAATTTAAAGAAGTTAGCAGATATTCTAACTACTTACAACATCTTTAATCCCAACCTTGGCTATGTACAGGGTATGACGGATTTACTATCACCATTGTACTACATTATCCGTGATGAGGAGACTACTTTTTGGTGCTTCACCAACTTCATGGAAAGAAtggaaagaaattttttaagAGATCAATCTGGTATAAGAGATCAAATGCTGGCATTGACTGATTTGTGCCAGTTGATGCTCCCAAGATTAAGTGCACATTTACAAAAGTGTGATTCATCGGATTtgtttttctgttttaGGATGCTTTTGGTATGGTTCAAAAGAGAATTTAATTACGACgatatattcaatatttggGAGGTGTTTTTCACCgatttttattcttctcAATACCAATTATTCTTTATGCTTGCTATACTTCAGAAGAATAGTTCACCAATTGTTAACAATTTACAAACTTTTGATCAGGTAATAAAGTATTTTAATGATCTTAATAGTAAGATGAACTGGAGAGATTTAATGGTAAGATCTGAACTATTGTTTATACAGTTCCATAAAACAGCGGATCTACTCGCTAGGCGTCAAGAACAACTTATCCCAGAAAATTCTGGACACGATACGAGTGATATTGAAGGAGGTACGGAGCCAAAAACCCAGAGCTATATCAGTGAGCATCTCCAAACACTTTTATCCAAGGAAGTTATAatacagaaagaaaacacAAGGACAAAAGATTcgataaaataa
- the PHO13 gene encoding 4-nitrophenylphosphatase (CAGL0C05511g~Ortholog(s) have alkaline phosphatase activity, phosphoglycolate phosphatase activity, phosphoprotein phosphatase activity and role in phenotypic switching, phosphorylated carbohydrate dephosphorylation, protein dephosphorylation), whose amino-acid sequence MTATEDPIKITTKEQAQEFLDSFDTFLFDCDGVLWLGTHLLPNTKEILKMLEDAGKNLVFVTNNSTKSRKQYTKKFAGFGIEVSEEEIFTSGYAAAVYVRDFLNLQPGKDKIWVFGESGIGGELTEMGFEYLGGEDARLNEPFDASTSPFLVDGLDKDVKCVIAGLDTKVNYHRLAVSLQYLQQENVEFVGTNCDSTFPQKGHILPGAGSMVESLATSSGRKPAYCGKPNMNMLNSIVSAKKINKDRCCMVGDRLNTDMKFGADGKLGGTLLVLSGIETEERAFEISPDHPRPRYYIEKLGDIYELLKN is encoded by the coding sequence ATGACTGCTACAGAAGATCCGATCAAGATTACCACTAAGGAACAGGCACAGGAGTTCTTAGACAGCTTCGAtacatttttgtttgacTGTGATGGTGTTCTGTGGTTGGGAACCCACTTATTGCCAAACACCAAGGAGATCTTAAAGATGCTCGAGGATGCTGGCAAAAACTTAGTCTTTGTTACCAATAACTCTACAAAGTCCAGGAAACAATATACCAAGAAGTTTGCTGGTTTTGGTATTGAAGTATCCGAGGAAGAAATATTCACCTCTGGTTATGCTGCTGCTGTCTATGTGAGAGATTTCTTGAACTTGCAACCTGGCAAGGATAAGATTTGGGTTTTCGGTGAATCTGGTATTGGTGGTGAGTTGACTGAAATGGGCTTTGAATATTTGGGTGGTGAAGATGCAAGACTTAATGAACCCTTTGACGCCTCTACTTCCCCGTTCCTAGTAGATGGTCTTGACAAAGATGTCAAATGTGTTATTGCTGGTTTGGATACAAAAGTTAACTATCATCGTCTAGCTGTAAGTTTGCAATATCTACAACAGGAAAATGTGGAATTTGTTGGTACCAATTGTGATTCAACTTTCCCCCAAAAGGGTCATATTTTGCCAGGTGCAGGTTCCATGGTCGAATCATTAGCAACCTCATCTGGTAGAAAGCCAGCATATTGTGGCAAGCCTAACATGAATATGTTAAATTCCATTGTGTCAGCTAAAAAGATCAATAAGGACAGGTGCTGTATGGTCGGAGATCGTTTGAATACTGATATGAAGTTTGGTGCCGATGGTAAACTTGGAGGAACTCTGCTAGTTCTAAGTGGTATTGAAACTGAAGAAAGAGCTTTTGAAATATCTCCCGATCATCCAAGACCAAGGTATTATATCGAAAAACTTGGTGATATTTATGAACTACTTAAAAactaa
- the AIM6 gene encoding Aim6p (CAGL0C05533g~Ortholog of S. cerevisiae : AIM6, C. albicans SC5314 : C3_04650W_A, C. dubliniensis CD36 : Cd36_84610, C. parapsilosis CDC317 : CPAR2_404550 and Candida tenuis NRRL Y-1498 : CANTEDRAFT_115337): MLRKVATNDNVEKAPTGTTHWLLKIIMIPFTAQYLLVCGYVILLGVILLERSGYSAFGLLEKRQDYFHNSHAIMLSSRQDLGVSGPALYELFEKHLLDAYRIPGRYPGGISTLYDTFSEYVFKGTSHENCSVETSAVAKLTRDVTPLPIHSHNDYWRDVPLLKGLAYGSVSTEADVWVHPHKDHPYNSSTDKLEDYVLAVGHDEDYIDPLRKTLEKLYTDPLQSLLEGVNCGKSNNSKTQKNGVFYTANHIPLFFYIDFKSDDNILTYKLLLEKYFTQLIQAGYLTYYDMDTGKIIQGQVTVIMTGNYPNNTDVLDNGKADGYFGDRKRYLLQDANLLELNEESAKMAVTASTSLSEILKMVGSSNLKVIMRGHLDKEEITAIKKYIDNAHSFDLKTRIWGVPSWPRKTMKRLWKQQIEDLNSDFLNVDDLKAAAMF; the protein is encoded by the coding sequence ATGTTGCGGAAGGTGGCCACGAATGATAATGTGGAGAAGGCCCCTACAGGCACTACACACTGGCTTCTCAAGATAATCATGATCCCGTTCACTGCTCAATATTTACTAGTATGCGGCTACGTCATACTCCTTGGAGTTATCTTGCTTGAGAGGAGCGGTTACTCGGCATTTGGCCTGCTAGAGAAACGCCAGGACTACTTCCACAACAGCCATGCTATAATGCTGAGCTCGAGGCAGGACCTCGGTGTCAGCGGGCCAGCCCTCTACGAATTGTTTGAAAAGCACTTGCTAGATGCATACAGAATTCCTGGCAGGTATCCCGGTGGAATATCTACGCTATATGACACATTCAGTGAGTATGTGTTCAAGGGCACCTCCCATGAGAATTGCTCCGTGGAGACCTCGGCTGTCGCTAAGCTTACCAGAGATGTCACTCCACTGCCTATCCACTCCCATAATGACTACTGGCGGGATGTGCCTTTACTAAAGGGCCTTGCTTATGGATCTGTTAGTACCGAGGCTGACGTGTGGGTACACCCACACAAAGATCATCCTTACAATAGTTCTACCGACAAATTGGAAGACTATGTACTTGCAGTGGGACATGATGAGGACTACATAGACCCACTAAGAAAGACTCTGGAAAAGTTGTATACAGACCCGCTTCAAAGCTTGTTGGAAGGTGTAAACTGTGGAAAGAGCAATAACAGTAAAACTCAGAAGAATGGTGTCTTTTATACAGCCAATCACATACCactatttttttacatTGATTTCAAGTCTGATGACAATATTCTGACATACAAACTATTGCTTGAAAAGTATTTCACTCAGTTAATCCAGGCTGGCTACTTGACTTACTATGATATGGATACTGGTAAGATCATCCAGGGGCAAGTCACTGTAATCATGACTGGTAATTACCCAAATAATACAGATGTCTTAGACAATGGCAAGGCAGATGGTTATTTTGGTGACCGCAAGCGATATTTGTTACAGGATGCCAACCTGCTCGAACTCAACGAAGAGTCAGCTAAAATGGCTGTCACCGCATCCACATCACTCTCagaaattttgaagatgGTTGGCTCCAGCAACTTAAAAGTAATAATGAGAGGCCATTTggacaaagaagaaataacagcaattaaaaaatacatCGATAATGCTCACTCATTCGACTTGAAAACAAGGATATGGGGGGTTCCAAGTTGGCCTCGTAAGACCATGAAGAGGCTCTGGAAACAACAAATTGAGGACTTAAACTCGGATTTCCTCAACGTAGATGACTTAAAGGCCGCAGCTATGTTTTAA